The genomic region AGTGAAATGCCAGTGATCCTGACTCACTCGTCATCCAGGATGTACAATAAGTTGATAGGTAGTTCTGCCTCTGGTCATCTCCTGCTTAGAGATGGTAACATCTTATTTGAATTGGCTTCTTTAATGCCAACATAAAGTTGTCATAAACATGACTTTGAGCTTGACATAAATATAAACTGTAATACCATGTTATGATAATTAACGAGACTTTGCCGGTCTCCACTACAAAGCTGTTACGAAGAACGATGTACTGAAACCAAAGTCATGTTTATTACAACCTAATGTAGGCATCATAAGACATTTTGTAATCCTATCTATttggaacagtacagtagcctgCGACATATTGCTGGATAAGTGATGGAACACAGAGCTTGGGACTAGAACGTTCTGTCTGCAAATAGATGATTGTGAGATCGGCTTTAAAGTTCtgaaccctcattggtttgaatggtgtcagcaattttttatcttgtattcttttgaactgaacatgaattggggtatttagagtaatatataggtagagaacattgaacagaataAGGCTAATGTCAATAACTAAATTTGGACAAAACTGCAGATAAAACCATATAGCCCCAAGCTCTCGACTTGTTGCAGGGAACCTTGGTGTTAATCGCCACCAACATCCAGTCCATCACTCTCAAAAGCTACAGCAAAGAAAAGCCTTTTGGAGTTGGAGATAAAACCCACAACTGAGCAGTACACTTTCCCATGAGGTTGGTCATGACTGAACCCAATGCAATGATCCTGTGCGATACAAGAAGTCAGGAAAATGGCAAACTGATACTTTGTACTGATAACGTTGGTGGCGAATGACCTCGTCGCCGGAACGTTAAAAGGGTCCTCACAGCGAGGCCTCGGGCCCTCTGGGCTGCATGGCCGCCCCCTCGCGCCTCAGGGCGGTGTCGAAGCGCGGCGTCACCTCGCAGCGCACCAGCAGCGTGTCATCGTGCACAAACCCCCGCTGCTGCAGCTCCATCAGGTGCAGGAAGGTGACGTAGCCAAAGCCCTTGGGGTTCCTCTGTATGGTGGGCCTCTGGAAGGCCTGCAGGTCAGGTTTGGTCTCCATCACCTCCACATGGTGCTGGCCATCAGGCCCTTGGTCCAGCACGGCCAGACGGATGGTGCCTTGGAAGGGCCACGACAGCTGCCCATCAAATTCCCCCTGCATGGTGTGAacaaacagtgagatgtagtTGGAGCATCGCTGGGCCGAGGGCGTTTGGAGGTGGAGGCGCAGACACAGCTTGTAGCCCGGCCGGCCCGTGTAGAAGCCCGGGCTGTGCACCACAACGGGCTGTCCGGCAGCCTGGGTACGTAGGTAGCCCGAGAAGCCCTCCAAGGGCCACACGTACACGCCCTGGCACTGCTTGGCCTCCAGCTCCTTTAGGTTCTCCTCCAGCGAGGTGACCTTACGACGGAGCTCAGCCACCAGGACAGCCTGGGGGATAATGGTAATAGAAAACAAAATGGCCATTTAGTTGTAGACGTTTTTATCCAAACAAGTGAATTCAACGTCACAAATGAGAGAATGAATTTGTATCTGTTCCACCTGAACGCTCAGCTCACGTAGCTGGTGGTCCTGCCGCACCAGACGGCCCTCCAGCTGCTGGGTGGTCTCCCGCATGGTCTGCAGTTCCCCGCAGCACTGGCAGGGGGCGCCACTGCTGCTAGCTCCTGCGTGTGCCCCCAGCTCTGCAGCGGCAGCCCCTCGGTCGTCAGAAGAAGGTGGCTGGGTGTACCCGGTAAGGCTGTGCCTGTGCAGGTACTCAGCCATGCAGCGCATGTGCATCTGAGTGAACTCCTGCATGTGCTGCGCCAGGTCATTACGCTGCATCTGAAATAGCACATAAACACTTTAAAAAGAGCCACTGTGTTGAACCAAAAGTTGGAAGTGGTAGCCTTGTCCAGTTTAAAAACCCTCTTTTGTTAGACCTGAAAGTATCGGCTGGATAGGAGTAGTTGTGGAAACTCTACCTAGTCCTGCCAGAGGCCACGACAAGTGGATCTTGGGCATCTTGGTCTTGGATTATGGGGTTTATTTTAGACAAGGCAAAGTAGTCACAGAGCATAGGTGGTAAATGACTAAGAATGTGTTGAGGTTGACTCAGTGACCTACCATCTCTCCACATCCAAAAGTGCTGAAGGTGCAGGCGATCGGAGCCTTCGGACAGTCTGTGTCATAGTGAGATTCCAACTGAAACAAAAACAGCCACACCACAGTTATTCCACCACTGAGTCAGATCCTAAATTGCTTGACCTGTGTAGAAGCTTGTTACAAAGAGATACTTTTTCCCAGAGGAAAGGTAGGCAACCTATCTGTGTCCAAGGGCTAGCATTGCGGTCCATTGCCGCCCAGCAAAGTTTAGCAGTCCACAACTATTCATGAACGATTGAGTTAAACAGTCCTGATAGTCCTGATTGTGTGGGCCGCAAGCAGATGTGAACTGGACCAAAATTTGCCCACGAGCCACACGTTGTAGACTCCTGCtctccaccaccatcatcatctcaTAGGTTTAGTAATCAGGACTACTGCTctacaccaccatcatcatcatctcatAGGTTTAGTAATCAGGACGACTGTtctacaccatcatcatcatctcatAGGTTTAGTAATCAGGACTACTGTTctacaccaccatcatcatcatctcatAGGTTTAGTAATCAGGACGACTGTtctacaccatcatcatcatctcatAGGTTTAGTAATCAGGACTACTGTtctacaccatcatcatcatcatctcataGGTTTAGTAATCAGGACTACTGTtctacaccatcatcatcatctcatAGGTTTAGTAATCAGGACTACTGTtctacaccatcatcatcatcatcatctcataGGTTTAGTAATCAGGACTACTGTTctacaccaccatcatcatctcaTAGGTTTAGTAATCAGGACTACTGTtctacaccatcatcatcatctcatAGGTTTAGTAATCAGGACTACTGTtctacaccatcatcatcatctcatAGGTTTAGTAATCAGGACTACTGTTctacaccaccatcatcatctcaTAGGTTTAGTAATCAGCTGAATCTAAAACGGCAGCCATCAGGTGTCCATCCCCACCTGGTCTCTGATGAGCTCCATACCGCAGTACTGACACACCACGTTGGCAAAGGGACACAGCGACTCATGAACCTGAGgacacaacaaaaacaaaaaatgttCAAAAGGCTGTCTGTCACATGACCACCTTCAGAAATAACAGACAGTCTATCCACTTTGTTCAGTGAACATTAAAGGGGAGCTCAAATGGAGAATGAATACAGTTACTTACTGACTGAGAATATGGTCACATTTTCTTTGAAAGCGCTGTGCTGCTAGCTGAGCTAACTGAGGCGGTGCAACCGCTATTCAATCCAATGAATCTCTATTTATTCAGGATAGTGCACTCAGCATGAACAAGTTGGTGATGCTTACCTTGCTGTCCTCGTAAACAAAGCTCTCTACACAGTCGGGACAGGACACAGGTCTCCGCTGGCAGTGTTGGCTTTGGTGAATCTCTAGCTGGCTCTTCCACACCGCGTCCTGGCACAGCGGGCACGGCACGGTGGCAAACTCACATTTCATAACATGGCCCTGGCAGGGTGAGATGGCAGAGTGAGCGAATCATTTGGTTTCAACATGGCAACACGGTTGAAGTGATATGAACTAAGGTGTCAGCCATTGTCTGTGGAGAAGGATGCCTACATCCAGGCGGCGAAGCTCCATTTTGTCAGCGCAGCCTACGTTGGTGCAGCGCACCGTTAGGGAGAGGATCTCCCGCTTGGCAAAGTTATCTGGGAACAGCTGGTCTTCCCGTAGTACCTCGTTATCCACTGGACACCTCTGCCCTGTATCACTGGGAGgggggggaagaaagagagagagagatcagtatgATGCTTGGGACAAGGGTTTCATTCATTAATCAACAGGATAAACTATTTTAAAATGGAGGTAGGCCCTACTACCTAAACTTGTCCAATGAGAAGGCTCCTTTTTGAGATCACTTACTACCATTATCCTTTGAGGACTATTCATTTGAAGAAACTGTACATGTATTCATCGTCATCATCTTGTCAAAAGGGACATACAAATACGTGTCATTCAGCAAATTCAGAAAAGAGCACCAATGATAAACACAGAATACAAAACATCACAACAGTGCTGCAGTATAGATGGTAGCTTGGTACTGTAATTGTGGGGAAGTGAAGGTAGTGACAGAGGGAAGAATGGCTTCCAAATCTTCCACAATATGGCCAATCATTTACCCAGTAAGTCAGTAACCCAAGAGGCTGTCATTGGCCACCAAATCAGTGAATGATTGACAGTCATGGATAATCCCAAATGTTATGTCATGTGGCTGTTGTAATGCATAGCTATATGATGTATAGAGATGTTCTGCATTATAGAATCACCTGCATTGCCCATCTTATCTGGTGGCCAACAAAAATCATTTGAGAGTTGAATATTTACAGGCATATTTACTATGACCTCTCCAGGAGTTAAAGCAAAAACTTGAGTCGATCTCAGACTGGCGCGAAAACATTTTTGGCTCCAGCGCCACATCGGGATTTGGAAACTCTATGGAGGGCCACACAGATCTTTTTATGACCGATTTGTTTGTCAAAATCGATACGAGGGCCAGAAAAAGGGCATTTATATGAAAATATAGGTCTATTGTTATTTCTACATACTCTCTCGTTTTAGATGTTCCTGTAACCTGCAGGGTTTTTAAAAAACCCAAAATAAACCTCATGCGTCATCCCTATGACAGAAATGCGGCGTGGCGACAACCCCGGCACATTGACATGGATGTTGTACTGCTGTAATAATAAGGTTGAttcatgaaataaataaatgacctTTAACCCCAGCATCTCTAATAAGAGGAGTAATGATTATAAAATGCAAAATGCCCCATAGTTCAGTTCTCTGTCCTCAACAACTTTAATGTTGACAATATACATGCAGAGATAATTGTTGGTGCAGGGGTAAAGGAATAAGCAAATATTGTTATTTGGTACCAGGGAGGCTTACCGGATGGACTTCTCGATGCAGCTGCGGCAGAAGCGATGGCCGCACGGCGTCTGCACGGCTGCCCTCAGGGCCATGAGGCAGATGGGGCACTCGTACTTGCTCTCCAGCGGAGGGTCGAACTCCACGTCGTAGCCTTGCAGTGGGGCGCCGCCCTGTAGGCTGATGGGGGTACTCTCCGTGGGGCTCAGCGCAGAGTCGCTGCCCTCTTTCTCCAGCATGGTCAGCGCACAGTTGGACAGCTGTGACGCGGTCGCCCC from Salvelinus fontinalis isolate EN_2023a chromosome 35, ASM2944872v1, whole genome shotgun sequence harbors:
- the LOC129834185 gene encoding TNF receptor-associated factor 6-like — encoded protein: MSCFESDKSSLENDEACCGGATASQLSNCALTMLEKEGSDSALSPTESTPISLQGGAPLQGYDVEFDPPLESKYECPICLMALRAAVQTPCGHRFCRSCIEKSIRDTGQRCPVDNEVLREDQLFPDNFAKREILSLTVRCTNVGCADKMELRRLDGHVMKCEFATVPCPLCQDAVWKSQLEIHQSQHCQRRPVSCPDCVESFVYEDSKVHESLCPFANVVCQYCGMELIRDQLESHYDTDCPKAPIACTFSTFGCGEMMQRNDLAQHMQEFTQMHMRCMAEYLHRHSLTGYTQPPSSDDRGAAAAELGAHAGASSSGAPCQCCGELQTMRETTQQLEGRLVRQDHQLRELSVQAVLVAELRRKVTSLEENLKELEAKQCQGVYVWPLEGFSGYLRTQAAGQPVVVHSPGFYTGRPGYKLCLRLHLQTPSAQRCSNYISLFVHTMQGEFDGQLSWPFQGTIRLAVLDQGPDGQHHVEVMETKPDLQAFQRPTIQRNPKGFGYVTFLHLMELQQRGFVHDDTLLVRCEVTPRFDTALRREGAAMQPRGPEASL